One stretch of Chryseobacterium indologenes DNA includes these proteins:
- a CDS encoding adenylosuccinate synthase, translated as MDIVLGLQWGDEGKGKFIDLISENYDIAARFNGGSNAGHSIERNGKRITLKMIPSGIFMQGVQNVIGTGTVLDPVSFKNEILNLKKFDETLQPEKNLIISKKAHFVLPTYKLLDIFMEESPAYTTIGTTKNGIAQAYSNKILRQNVRIGDMYSADFQEKVERILERDYQFLTDGGMELPSLESIREEFFDAVDFLKQFNCTETELLLNKALKDGKTILAEGSQAALLDIDHGTYPYVTSSSTTASGACSGLGISPKKIGEIYGIAKAYCTRVGNGIFPTELFEELGEVIRTKGNEFGSNTGRPRRTGWLDLPALRYAVMINGVTQLVLTKADVLSGLKSVAVCTHYELEDGTIETNAGTLPENAKPVFQWLDGWEADFSVIKEPSALPKELKDFLSFLEAEIEIPVGYLSTGPGREQILKMK; from the coding sequence ATGGATATTGTATTAGGACTTCAGTGGGGAGATGAGGGGAAAGGAAAGTTTATTGACCTTATCAGTGAAAATTATGATATTGCAGCCCGTTTCAATGGGGGCTCGAATGCTGGGCACAGCATTGAAAGAAACGGGAAAAGAATAACGCTTAAAATGATTCCTTCAGGAATTTTTATGCAAGGAGTTCAGAATGTTATCGGAACAGGAACTGTTCTTGATCCTGTAAGTTTTAAAAATGAAATTCTGAACTTAAAGAAATTTGACGAAACACTTCAGCCAGAGAAAAATCTTATTATTTCTAAAAAAGCCCATTTTGTACTGCCAACTTATAAGCTTCTGGATATTTTCATGGAAGAAAGTCCAGCTTATACAACGATAGGAACAACAAAGAATGGAATTGCCCAAGCGTATTCAAATAAAATTTTAAGACAGAATGTACGAATTGGAGATATGTATTCAGCAGATTTTCAGGAGAAGGTAGAGCGCATCTTGGAAAGAGATTATCAGTTTTTGACTGATGGAGGGATGGAATTACCATCTCTAGAATCAATTCGTGAAGAGTTTTTTGATGCGGTAGATTTTTTAAAGCAATTCAATTGTACAGAAACAGAACTGTTACTGAATAAAGCTTTAAAGGATGGAAAGACCATTTTGGCGGAAGGGTCTCAGGCTGCATTATTGGATATCGATCATGGAACATATCCCTATGTAACCTCTTCATCAACTACTGCTTCAGGAGCTTGCAGCGGACTGGGAATTTCTCCTAAAAAAATCGGTGAGATCTATGGTATTGCCAAAGCATATTGTACAAGGGTAGGAAACGGAATATTCCCAACAGAACTTTTTGAAGAATTGGGCGAGGTAATCAGGACCAAAGGTAATGAGTTTGGTTCCAATACAGGACGCCCGAGAAGAACGGGATGGCTGGATCTTCCTGCTTTACGATATGCTGTAATGATTAATGGAGTTACTCAATTAGTTTTAACTAAAGCTGACGTTTTGAGCGGATTAAAATCAGTAGCAGTCTGTACTCATTATGAACTGGAAGACGGAACTATTGAAACGAATGCCGGAACACTTCCTGAAAATGCAAAACCGGTATTCCAATGGCTGGATGGCTGGGAAGCAGATTTCTCAGTGATTAAAGAACCTTCTGCACTACCAAAAGAACTAAAGGATTTCCTTTCTTTTCTGGAAGCAGAAATAGAAATTCCTGTGGGCTATCTTTCTACAGGGCCGGGAAGAGAGCAGATTTTAAAAATGAAATAA
- a CDS encoding Crp/Fnr family transcriptional regulator, with protein MEELFNYIKKFGLLNAQDELLITEGIQETSVKKGEIFVEAGKVSQKIAFVKEGVFRSLYYNKEGDDFTRYFIYEGRFIGDFQGFTDQLPAHEYIEAITDAVLLVIDLNHFKILEERIAVWPVLFARIHGFVAENKLKVASIMLNQDAKSRYIHFLNHYPGLANRVPQSMLASYLGVTPSSLSRIRRTINE; from the coding sequence ATGGAAGAGCTTTTTAATTACATCAAAAAATTTGGATTACTGAATGCACAGGATGAACTTTTAATTACGGAAGGTATCCAGGAAACTTCTGTGAAGAAAGGGGAAATTTTCGTTGAGGCAGGAAAAGTAAGTCAAAAGATTGCTTTTGTAAAGGAAGGAGTATTCCGGTCCTTATACTATAACAAGGAAGGAGATGACTTTACCCGTTATTTTATCTATGAAGGCCGTTTTATTGGAGACTTCCAGGGATTTACCGATCAGCTTCCTGCCCATGAATACATAGAAGCTATTACGGATGCTGTTTTGCTTGTTATTGATCTCAATCATTTTAAAATATTAGAAGAGAGAATTGCAGTATGGCCTGTCTTATTTGCCCGGATTCATGGATTTGTTGCCGAAAATAAGCTTAAAGTGGCAAGTATTATGCTCAACCAGGATGCAAAATCCCGATATATCCATTTTCTCAATCATTACCCTGGGCTAGCTAACAGGGTTCCACAGTCTATGCTGGCTTCTTATCTTGGAGTGACGCCTTCTTCGTTGAGCAGAATAAGGAGGACTATTAATGAGTAA
- a CDS encoding Ku protein, with protein sequence MKAIWNGAIGFGLVNIPIKIYSATETSKLDLDMLDKSDFSNIRFKRVNENTGKEVKWENIVKGYLMDEQYIVLDEQDYEAASPEKTKILSIDQFVKEEEVDSIYFETPYYLEPQKNGENAYRLLLKALEETQMVGIGTFVLRESEAIGMIRPYNDNILILNKLRFDQEIRDYAGLKIPARKAPKPAELKMAVSLIKQLSQDFDPAMYKDTYSDELLKIIKQKAKGKNPKTPKAPAAKEGKVIDLMAQLKASLNTSKSKSAS encoded by the coding sequence ATGAAAGCAATTTGGAATGGCGCCATTGGCTTCGGTTTAGTAAATATCCCTATTAAAATTTACTCAGCAACGGAGACCAGCAAACTTGACCTTGATATGCTCGATAAATCTGATTTTTCCAATATTCGGTTTAAAAGAGTCAATGAAAATACAGGAAAAGAAGTAAAATGGGAAAATATTGTTAAGGGCTACCTCATGGATGAGCAATATATTGTCCTGGATGAGCAGGATTATGAAGCAGCAAGCCCTGAAAAAACAAAAATACTTTCCATTGATCAGTTTGTAAAAGAGGAAGAAGTAGATAGTATTTATTTTGAAACCCCTTATTATCTGGAACCTCAGAAAAATGGTGAAAATGCATACAGACTTCTATTAAAAGCTCTTGAAGAAACCCAAATGGTGGGAATAGGAACATTTGTACTGCGTGAGAGTGAAGCTATAGGAATGATTCGACCTTACAATGATAACATACTGATTCTAAACAAGCTGAGATTTGATCAAGAAATAAGAGATTATGCAGGTCTAAAAATTCCGGCCCGCAAAGCTCCGAAACCTGCAGAGCTGAAAATGGCGGTAAGCCTTATTAAACAGCTTTCTCAGGATTTTGATCCGGCTATGTATAAAGATACCTACTCTGACGAACTTCTTAAAATTATCAAACAGAAAGCAAAAGGTAAAAATCCTAAAACCCCAAAAGCACCAGCTGCAAAAGAAGGTAAAGTGATTGATCTTATGGCCCAGTTAAAAGCCAGCTTAAATACTTCCAAATCTAAATCTGCATCGTAA